One window of the Shewanella khirikhana genome contains the following:
- the btsR gene encoding two-component system response regulator BtsR: MISCIIIDDEPFARDELAELLSAQGDIDIRGFASNAIEAMQAINSHKPELIFLDIQMPKISGMELIAMLDKDEMPRVVFVTAFDEYAIKAFEHHAFDYLLKPIDEARLNKTLERVRKDLTPKDLALISPATLPHLPCYSGNRLRVVPVVEVEYIFSDVGGIHVATASGMVHTHMTLKTLEEKTPLIFCHRQYLIAPSAIAEIELQDGGGEVITRSGARVPVSRRYLKELKQHFGF, from the coding sequence TTGATTTCCTGCATTATTATTGATGATGAGCCCTTTGCCAGAGACGAGCTTGCCGAGCTGCTCAGCGCTCAGGGTGATATCGATATCCGCGGCTTTGCCAGCAACGCCATCGAAGCTATGCAGGCCATCAACAGCCACAAGCCTGAGCTGATTTTTCTGGATATTCAAATGCCTAAAATCAGCGGCATGGAATTGATTGCCATGCTCGATAAGGATGAGATGCCAAGGGTGGTGTTTGTTACCGCCTTCGATGAATACGCCATCAAGGCGTTTGAGCACCACGCCTTCGACTATCTGCTCAAACCCATCGATGAGGCCAGGCTCAATAAAACCCTCGAGCGGGTACGAAAAGACCTGACGCCAAAAGATTTGGCGCTTATCTCCCCGGCCACGCTGCCGCACCTGCCCTGCTACAGTGGCAATAGGTTACGGGTGGTACCTGTGGTGGAGGTGGAGTATATTTTCAGCGATGTGGGCGGCATTCATGTGGCCACAGCAAGCGGCATGGTGCACACCCACATGACGTTGAAAACACTGGAAGAAAAAACGCCGCTGATTTTTTGCCACCGCCAGTATCTGATAGCACCCTCGGCCATTGCCGAGATTGAGCTTCAGGATGGCGGCGGCGAAGTCATCACCCGCAGTGGCGCCAGGGTACC
- a CDS encoding sensor histidine kinase: MPLILLLTQQMCLYLVIVYLVSKTPLFKVLTENAPRLPHKIIIYVIFSAFCVMATYFGEQTHGAIANTRAMGAVLGGLLGGPVTGFLVGLTGGLHRYSMGGFTDVACALSTTLEGLSAGLISLTLRRAGKSELIYHPLVAGFVTFYAEIMQMLIILLVAKPFDDAWALVQQIAPPMLLVNSMGAALFMSMLKDQKAMFDKLSSAFSTKALKIAERSVGLLSQGFNERTSAEVARIVIEETHVGAVAITDRDKLLAFIGIGADHHLPGTPIASQITLEAIRENKVMFADGVETPYACSISPQCRLGSSLVIPLRSDTEVIGTIKLYEPKNKLFLNINRTLGEGIARLLSNQILYGRVEAQKNLLTQTELKLLQAQVNPHFLFNALNTIGAIIRRDPDMARGLLQKLSQFLRINLKRSPEMVTLADELEHIDAYLGIEKARFIDRLTVEIKIPDSLMHHRLPAFTLQPIIENAVKHGTSQLLSPGRIEVHGSERGDLLILDVTDNAGLYRPSDNSEGLGMNLVHKRIQNQFGVQYGIEVNCEADVFTRVSIRLPITQDELSPATHTGATD, from the coding sequence ATGCCGCTCATCCTGCTGTTGACCCAACAGATGTGTCTGTATCTGGTGATAGTGTATCTCGTCAGTAAGACCCCACTGTTCAAGGTGCTGACCGAAAACGCACCGCGGCTGCCCCATAAAATCATCATCTATGTGATTTTTTCCGCCTTTTGCGTTATGGCCACATACTTCGGCGAGCAGACCCACGGCGCCATTGCCAATACCCGGGCCATGGGCGCTGTGCTGGGCGGCCTGCTTGGCGGCCCGGTTACCGGCTTTCTGGTGGGACTCACCGGAGGGCTGCACAGATACAGCATGGGCGGCTTTACCGACGTGGCCTGTGCCCTGTCCACAACCCTTGAAGGTCTGTCGGCAGGCCTTATCAGCCTGACCTTGCGCAGGGCAGGTAAATCCGAGCTGATATATCATCCTCTGGTGGCGGGCTTTGTGACCTTTTACGCCGAAATCATGCAGATGCTTATTATCCTGCTGGTTGCCAAACCCTTCGACGATGCCTGGGCGCTGGTGCAACAAATTGCGCCACCGATGCTGCTGGTGAATTCCATGGGTGCGGCGCTGTTTATGAGCATGCTTAAAGACCAAAAGGCGATGTTCGATAAGTTGTCATCCGCCTTTTCTACCAAGGCGCTCAAAATTGCCGAGCGCAGTGTGGGACTCCTGTCCCAGGGCTTTAACGAGCGCACCAGCGCCGAGGTAGCCCGCATCGTAATTGAGGAAACCCACGTTGGCGCCGTGGCCATTACCGACAGAGATAAGCTGCTGGCCTTTATCGGAATTGGCGCCGACCACCACCTGCCCGGCACCCCCATCGCCTCCCAAATCACCCTGGAAGCGATTAGGGAAAACAAAGTAATGTTTGCCGATGGCGTCGAAACCCCCTATGCCTGCTCTATTTCTCCCCAGTGCCGATTGGGCTCGAGTCTGGTGATCCCACTACGAAGCGACACCGAAGTTATCGGCACCATTAAGCTGTACGAGCCGAAGAACAAACTGTTTTTGAACATCAACCGTACCCTGGGCGAAGGCATTGCCCGGTTGCTGTCGAATCAGATCCTGTATGGCCGGGTCGAGGCACAAAAAAACCTGCTGACTCAAACCGAGCTTAAACTGCTGCAGGCCCAGGTGAATCCGCATTTCCTGTTTAATGCGCTCAACACCATTGGCGCCATTATTCGCCGTGATCCGGATATGGCCCGTGGGCTTTTGCAAAAGCTGTCGCAGTTTTTACGGATAAATCTCAAGCGCAGCCCCGAAATGGTCACCCTGGCCGACGAGCTTGAACATATTGATGCGTATCTTGGCATTGAAAAGGCACGCTTTATCGACCGGCTAACGGTTGAAATCAAGATCCCCGACAGCCTGATGCACCATCGACTGCCCGCCTTTACCCTGCAGCCGATTATCGAAAATGCGGTCAAGCACGGCACCTCTCAGCTGCTGTCGCCCGGACGAATCGAGGTCCATGGCAGCGAACGTGGCGATTTATTAATATTGGATGTCACCGACAACGCCGGGCTCTATCGCCCCAGCGACAACAGCGAAGGCCTTGGCATGAACCTGGTTCACAAGCGGATCCAGAACCAGTTTGGCGTCCAATATGGCATTGAGGTCAACTGCGAAGCCGATGTGTTCACCCGGGTCAGCATTCGGCTGCCAATTACTCAGGATGAGCTAAGCCCAGCAACACACACAGGAGCAACAGATTGA
- a CDS encoding YecH family metal-binding protein — translation MTQSVHGHEVMALMLAHGKPLTQEALITLIMDTFGGDARFHTCSAEGMTAAELVGFLKQKGKFIESSEGFATESSRICNH, via the coding sequence ATGACCCAGTCCGTCCACGGCCATGAAGTTATGGCCCTGATGTTAGCCCACGGTAAACCTTTGACTCAAGAAGCACTTATCACACTGATTATGGATACCTTCGGTGGCGATGCCCGTTTTCATACCTGTAGCGCAGAAGGTATGACCGCGGCCGAACTGGTGGGTTTCTTAAAGCAGAAGGGAAAGTTTATTGAATCTTCTGAAGGATTTGCTACCGAATCGAGCCGTATTTGCAATCACTGA
- a CDS encoding ribbon-helix-helix domain-containing protein — MSLTDLKRKKPKLDRDKISVEDFIEDANNYALGRPTIIDEEGRNLRIKLGLDKSTTKVYRHATFSLTTKSIEQLDDLAKQTGIAKSKLLRILIKEFHDKSSGEQHHILLRGEDDN, encoded by the coding sequence ATGAGCTTAACTGATCTTAAACGGAAAAAGCCGAAGCTGGATCGCGACAAGATCTCAGTGGAAGACTTTATCGAAGATGCCAACAATTATGCCTTGGGTCGCCCCACCATCATTGATGAAGAAGGGCGTAACCTGCGAATAAAGCTTGGCCTCGATAAGTCCACCACCAAGGTTTATCGCCACGCGACCTTCAGCCTGACTACCAAGTCCATTGAACAGCTTGACGATCTGGCCAAGCAAACCGGCATCGCCAAATCCAAGCTGCTGCGCATTCTCATCAAAGAGTTCCACGATAAAAGTTCAGGCGAGCAGCATCATATCTTGCTGCGCGGCGAAGACGACAACTAA
- a CDS encoding AAA family ATPase: MILLVGGEKGGSGKSCLAQNIAVHITQKFDANVLMVDCDPQRTTSDWIQARNNDPSLPQINCIQLYGKIRNDLLSLNERFDYVIVDCGGQDNLAMRAAMSVATYVVVPLRPKRRDLKTLPHMEDMLSTCKMVNPKMVATVVLTQCPSLPTQGKRILEAKEVVASFGLRVLDSVTFSRNIYDDSEEKGSSVIEIEPDGKAAEEIRAIADELLAIPPENSYELN; the protein is encoded by the coding sequence ATGATTTTGCTGGTCGGTGGGGAAAAAGGTGGCAGTGGCAAGAGTTGCCTTGCCCAGAATATCGCAGTTCACATTACCCAAAAGTTTGATGCCAATGTGCTGATGGTCGACTGTGACCCTCAGCGAACCACCTCTGACTGGATCCAGGCCCGTAATAACGATCCCAGCCTGCCGCAAATCAACTGTATTCAGTTATACGGCAAAATCCGTAACGACCTGCTGAGCCTCAATGAACGCTTCGACTACGTGATTGTGGACTGCGGTGGTCAGGATAACCTCGCCATGCGCGCCGCCATGTCGGTAGCCACCTATGTGGTGGTACCGCTTCGTCCCAAACGGCGGGATCTCAAGACCTTGCCGCACATGGAAGACATGCTCAGCACCTGTAAAATGGTCAATCCCAAGATGGTCGCCACTGTCGTGCTGACCCAGTGTCCGTCGCTGCCTACTCAGGGTAAACGTATTCTGGAAGCCAAAGAAGTGGTCGCCTCGTTCGGCTTGAGGGTGCTCGACTCTGTTACCTTCAGCCGTAACATTTACGATGACAGCGAAGAAAAAGGCTCCTCGGTCATCGAAATTGAACCCGATGGCAAGGCCGCCGAAGAAATCCGCGCGATTGCGGATGAACTCCTCGCCATACCGCCAGAAAATTCTTATGAGCTTAACTGA
- a CDS encoding PilZ domain-containing protein, with the protein MDDNPKDYEEKRRSLRVDMEAERIVLRWTEKDGLERTDDGICVDLSRRGILLEYRQPFALGELVEVTFNPGTEKENTIQGQVCRCTECKAQSYHIAMQLI; encoded by the coding sequence ATGGATGACAATCCAAAAGACTACGAAGAAAAACGCAGATCGCTCAGGGTAGACATGGAAGCCGAGCGCATTGTGCTCCGTTGGACTGAAAAAGACGGTTTGGAACGCACAGATGATGGCATTTGTGTCGATTTGTCCCGCCGGGGCATTTTGCTCGAATACCGACAACCCTTTGCCCTGGGGGAACTGGTTGAAGTGACCTTTAATCCCGGCACCGAAAAAGAGAACACGATTCAGGGGCAGGTTTGCCGTTGCACTGAGTGTAAGGCGCAAAGCTACCACATAGCTATGCAGTTGATTTAA
- a CDS encoding phosphate-starvation-inducible protein PsiE, producing MNLYRQYGSKLLKLTENLVLVIIAVATVAAIGQEIAHIVNMGKVQLADLLLLFIYLEVLAMVANYAESGKLPVRMPLYIAIVALARYLILDMKSMDDWRILAISLSTVVLAGTVIVIRWGQLKMPYPKNQEYDN from the coding sequence ATGAACCTGTATCGCCAATATGGCTCGAAGCTGCTGAAACTGACTGAAAATCTGGTGCTGGTGATTATCGCCGTCGCCACTGTGGCTGCCATTGGCCAGGAAATCGCCCACATCGTCAATATGGGTAAGGTGCAGCTGGCCGATTTGCTGCTGCTGTTTATCTACCTCGAAGTGCTGGCAATGGTTGCCAACTACGCCGAATCGGGCAAGTTGCCTGTCCGTATGCCGCTGTATATCGCCATTGTGGCGCTGGCCCGCTATCTGATTTTGGACATGAAGAGCATGGATGACTGGCGCATCCTTGCCATTTCCCTTTCTACTGTGGTGCTTGCCGGCACCGTTATCGTTATTCGCTGGGGCCAGCTGAAAATGCCCTACCCCAAGAATCAGGAGTACGATAACTGA
- a CDS encoding NnrS family protein: protein MLNIDDPRKTQATPAPLRLGFRPFFLLGSLVSLAGISLWVLALSGAFHFTPHGGALWWHGHEMLFGFVVAIIAGFLLTAVQNWTGVPGLRGYPLLALVLLWLAPRLLLPFSAVPFTLVMTLDLAFLPATALALGSSVVKVKQWRNLIFVPILLLLASCNALSYFALLDGNAVLAQKALHGGALAIILIVALLGGRVIPFFTERASDYQRKPNLWYLDAGTFASLLALLIAIVFSVEEMIRPMAGIASVIIFLRWHRWGWLQSFQVPLLWSLHLSYVFIPIGLALIALGQPFSAGFHAMTAGGMGGMILAMMARVSLGHTGRTLTPPKPMVFGFGIMLFAVVMRVLAGLFSAYYLSFIALSALTWVMAFGIFILFYGPMLLTPRADGRPG from the coding sequence ATGCTGAATATCGACGATCCACGCAAAACCCAGGCTACCCCGGCGCCGCTGCGTCTGGGCTTTCGCCCCTTCTTTCTGCTCGGCTCACTGGTCAGTCTGGCCGGGATTTCCCTCTGGGTGCTGGCACTGTCCGGCGCATTTCACTTCACGCCCCATGGCGGCGCGCTATGGTGGCATGGCCACGAGATGCTGTTTGGTTTTGTGGTGGCCATCATCGCCGGTTTTTTGCTGACAGCAGTACAAAACTGGACCGGCGTGCCCGGCCTCAGGGGCTATCCGCTGCTGGCACTGGTATTGCTGTGGCTCGCGCCAAGGTTGCTGCTGCCCTTCTCAGCGGTGCCCTTTACACTGGTTATGACCCTCGACCTGGCGTTCCTGCCTGCCACCGCCCTGGCACTCGGCAGCAGTGTGGTGAAAGTTAAGCAGTGGCGAAATCTGATTTTTGTGCCGATATTGCTGCTCCTTGCCAGCTGTAACGCCCTTTCCTATTTTGCGTTGCTTGATGGTAATGCGGTGCTGGCCCAAAAGGCACTGCACGGCGGCGCACTGGCAATTATTCTGATTGTGGCGCTGCTGGGAGGCCGGGTTATTCCCTTCTTTACCGAGCGCGCCAGTGATTATCAGCGCAAACCTAATCTATGGTATCTCGACGCAGGCACCTTCGCGTCCCTGCTGGCATTGCTGATTGCCATTGTATTTTCCGTTGAAGAGATGATCCGCCCTATGGCTGGGATCGCATCGGTGATTATCTTCCTGCGCTGGCACCGCTGGGGATGGTTGCAAAGTTTTCAGGTGCCACTGCTGTGGTCACTGCATTTAAGCTACGTGTTTATCCCCATTGGCCTGGCGCTGATTGCCCTGGGACAGCCATTTTCAGCAGGCTTTCACGCCATGACCGCTGGCGGTATGGGCGGGATGATCCTGGCGATGATGGCGCGGGTATCTCTTGGTCATACAGGCCGCACCCTGACGCCGCCCAAGCCAATGGTATTTGGCTTCGGAATAATGCTGTTTGCGGTGGTGATGCGAGTGCTGGCAGGGCTTTTCAGTGCCTATTATCTGAGTTTTATTGCCCTGTCGGCGCTGACCTGGGTTATGGCCTTCGGGATCTTTATCCTGTTTTATGGCCCTATGCTGCTGACGCCAAGAGCTGACGGTCGTCCCGGCTAA
- the suhB gene encoding inositol-1-monophosphatase → MHPMLTIAVRAARAAGQTIMRAYTDLDRVEVSTKGINDFVTSVDKEAEAAIVYQIRKSYPDHTIVGEEQGENRGTNKDYIWIVDPLDGTTNFMRGIPHFAVSIALQYKGKTEVAVVYDPVRDELFSAVRGQGAKVNDFRIRVSNAQELGGAIIATGFPFKARQHTQTYMAVLNEVFGQCGDLRRAGAASLDLAYVAAGRMDGYFELGLKPWDIAAGDLICREAGGTVTDFTGGHNYLISGNIVAGAPKATIALVKTMRPLLNEALKR, encoded by the coding sequence ATGCATCCGATGCTGACCATTGCCGTGCGCGCTGCCCGCGCTGCAGGCCAAACTATTATGCGTGCCTATACTGATCTCGACCGCGTTGAGGTAAGTACCAAAGGTATCAATGACTTTGTCACCAGCGTAGACAAAGAAGCAGAAGCAGCTATCGTTTACCAGATCCGCAAGTCATACCCCGACCACACCATCGTTGGTGAGGAACAGGGCGAAAACCGCGGCACCAACAAAGATTACATCTGGATTGTTGATCCACTGGATGGCACCACCAACTTTATGCGTGGTATCCCTCACTTCGCCGTTTCCATCGCCCTGCAATACAAAGGCAAAACTGAAGTTGCCGTGGTTTACGATCCTGTTCGTGACGAGCTGTTCAGCGCCGTACGTGGTCAGGGTGCCAAGGTAAACGACTTCCGTATTCGCGTCAGCAATGCTCAGGAACTGGGCGGCGCCATCATTGCCACCGGTTTCCCATTCAAAGCCCGTCAGCACACCCAGACCTACATGGCCGTTCTGAACGAAGTATTCGGTCAGTGTGGCGACCTGCGCCGCGCCGGTGCCGCCTCTCTGGATCTGGCCTACGTTGCCGCCGGTCGTATGGACGGTTACTTCGAGCTGGGCCTCAAGCCATGGGACATCGCTGCCGGTGACCTTATCTGCCGTGAAGCCGGCGGTACCGTGACCGACTTTACCGGTGGTCACAACTACCTTATTTCAGGCAACATCGTTGCCGGTGCTCCCAAGGCGACTATCGCTCTGGTGAAAACCATGCGCCCACTGCTGAACGAAGCCCTCAAGCGCTAA
- the trmJ gene encoding tRNA (cytosine(32)/uridine(32)-2'-O)-methyltransferase TrmJ — translation MLSNIRVVLVGTSHPGNIGSVARAMKTMGLSNLYLAEPRCEVDGQSVALAAGACDILKDVTIVDSLAEAIKDCSLVIGTSARSRTLDWPMLDPRQAGTKLAAEAVGGSVAIVFGRENHGLNNEELQACNYHVFIPANPEYMSLNLAQAVQIICYETRIAHLAQEQGPTEVSEYPFAEENERFFEHLERTLLGTGFIIKNHPGQVMTKLRRLFTRARIESHEMNILRGILSSIEKAVGGKK, via the coding sequence ATGCTCAGTAATATCCGCGTTGTCCTGGTGGGCACCTCTCATCCCGGTAACATTGGCTCTGTCGCAAGGGCCATGAAAACCATGGGTTTATCAAACCTTTATCTGGCTGAACCCCGCTGCGAAGTGGATGGTCAATCGGTGGCTTTGGCCGCCGGCGCCTGTGACATTTTAAAAGACGTCACCATAGTGGACTCTCTGGCCGAGGCCATCAAAGACTGCTCGCTGGTGATTGGCACCTCGGCCCGCAGTCGTACCCTCGACTGGCCGATGCTTGACCCGCGTCAGGCCGGCACCAAGCTTGCCGCCGAAGCGGTGGGCGGCTCGGTTGCCATTGTGTTCGGCCGTGAAAACCATGGTCTGAACAACGAAGAGTTGCAGGCCTGTAATTACCACGTGTTCATTCCGGCTAACCCCGAGTATATGTCGCTGAACCTGGCGCAGGCGGTGCAGATCATCTGCTACGAAACCCGTATTGCCCATTTGGCGCAGGAACAAGGGCCGACAGAGGTCAGCGAGTATCCTTTCGCCGAAGAAAACGAGCGTTTCTTTGAGCACCTCGAAAGAACCTTGCTCGGTACCGGGTTTATTATCAAAAACCATCCGGGGCAAGTGATGACCAAACTTCGCCGCCTGTTTACCCGTGCGCGCATCGAAAGTCATGAAATGAACATTCTGCGCGGCATCTTAAGCTCTATCGAAAAAGCGGTGGGCGGCAAAAAATAA
- the cysE gene encoding serine O-acetyltransferase, with the protein MGVISRLKEDINSIYHRDPAARSAIEILLNYPGMHAIWLHRISHKLWKRDWRFLARCLSTFSRWLTGVEIHPGATIGRRFFIDHGMGIVIGETAEIGDDCTLYHGVTLGGTTWNAGKRHPTLENNVVVGAGAKILGPITMKEGSRVGSNSVVVKDVPEHTTVVGIPGRAVAQPSSQSKETSERRSAMAKKYGFDAYAVSPDNPDPVANAIGQMLDHMHLMDSKVQDLCQELQRLGGNVCTEKLPELDVGEFSEAEAAAAEKRQKALDEFDPII; encoded by the coding sequence ATGGGTGTGATATCCAGGCTCAAAGAAGACATCAACTCCATCTATCACCGGGATCCGGCGGCGCGCAGCGCCATTGAAATCCTGCTGAACTATCCGGGCATGCACGCCATTTGGTTGCACCGGATAAGCCACAAACTGTGGAAGCGGGATTGGCGTTTTCTGGCCCGATGTTTGTCTACCTTCTCCCGCTGGCTGACCGGGGTGGAAATCCACCCGGGCGCCACCATTGGCCGCCGATTCTTTATCGACCACGGCATGGGCATTGTGATTGGTGAAACCGCTGAAATCGGCGATGACTGCACCCTGTACCATGGTGTGACGCTCGGTGGGACCACCTGGAACGCCGGTAAGCGTCACCCTACGCTTGAAAACAACGTGGTAGTGGGCGCAGGTGCCAAAATCCTCGGCCCTATCACCATGAAAGAGGGCAGCCGGGTTGGCTCCAACTCGGTGGTGGTAAAAGACGTGCCGGAACATACCACAGTGGTGGGGATCCCCGGCCGCGCGGTGGCGCAGCCATCCAGTCAGTCGAAGGAAACCAGCGAGCGGCGCTCGGCCATGGCCAAAAAGTATGGCTTCGATGCTTACGCGGTATCGCCGGACAACCCGGACCCTGTGGCCAACGCCATTGGTCAAATGCTCGATCATATGCACCTGATGGACTCCAAGGTGCAGGACCTTTGCCAGGAGCTGCAACGCCTCGGTGGCAATGTCTGCACCGAGAAGCTGCCGGAGCTTGATGTGGGTGAATTCAGCGAGGCCGAAGCGGCTGCCGCCGAGAAGCGTCAGAAAGCGCTGGATGAGTTTGATCCCATAATCTGA
- the iscR gene encoding Fe-S cluster assembly transcriptional regulator IscR codes for MKLTSKGRYAVTAMLDVAIHSAQGPVPLADISERQGISLSYLEQLFAKLRKHGLVASVRGPGGGYRLGLEAEDISVGMVVHAVDESVDATRCQGAGNCQGGHRCLTHSLWGDLSKQISDFLNGISLAALMKKRDVQYISVQQDEIHKGHRASA; via the coding sequence ATGAAACTGACATCGAAAGGCCGCTATGCAGTCACAGCCATGCTGGATGTGGCAATCCATTCAGCCCAAGGGCCTGTGCCGCTGGCCGATATTTCCGAGCGCCAGGGCATTTCGCTTTCCTACCTCGAACAGCTTTTCGCCAAATTACGCAAACACGGCCTGGTGGCCAGTGTTCGTGGTCCCGGCGGCGGTTATCGCCTTGGCCTCGAAGCCGAAGATATTTCCGTTGGCATGGTCGTACATGCCGTAGATGAGTCGGTAGACGCCACCCGCTGCCAGGGTGCCGGTAACTGCCAGGGCGGCCATCGCTGCCTGACCCACTCTCTGTGGGGCGACCTCAGCAAACAGATTTCAGACTTTTTGAACGGTATCAGCCTCGCTGCTTTGATGAAAAAGCGGGATGTCCAGTACATCTCGGTGCAGCAGGACGAGATACACAAAGGGCACAGGGCCTCAGCATAA
- a CDS encoding IscS subfamily cysteine desulfurase, which produces MKLPIYFDYAATTPVDPRVAQKMMQFMTMDGVFGNPASRSHRYGWQAEEAVDIARAQVAELINADHREIVFTSGATESDNLAIKGVAHFYHKKGKHIITSKTEHKAVLDTCRQLEREGFEVTYLEPAENGIIPMERLEAAMRDDTILLTLMHVNNEIGVVHDIDAIGELCRSKGIIFHVDAAQSAGKLPIDVQKTKVDLMSISGHKMYGPKGIGALYVRRKPRIRLESQMHGGGHERGMRSGTLATHQIVGLGEAAAIAKADMEADNARIHALRDRLWNGIKDIEETYVNGDVEQRYCGNLNVSFNFVEGESLMMALKDLAVSSGSACTSASLEPSYVLRALGLSDEMAHSSIRFSIGRFTTEEEVDYAIDIIRNSIGKLREMSPLWEMFKDGVDLTKVDWVHH; this is translated from the coding sequence ATGAAGCTTCCTATCTATTTTGACTATGCCGCGACGACCCCGGTAGATCCGCGCGTTGCGCAGAAGATGATGCAGTTCATGACCATGGACGGCGTCTTTGGTAACCCGGCTTCCCGTTCCCATCGTTACGGCTGGCAAGCCGAAGAAGCGGTGGACATTGCCCGTGCCCAGGTGGCCGAGCTGATCAACGCCGACCATCGCGAGATTGTGTTTACCTCGGGTGCAACCGAGTCAGACAACCTGGCTATCAAGGGTGTTGCCCACTTCTACCACAAGAAAGGCAAGCACATCATCACCAGCAAGACCGAACACAAAGCCGTGCTCGATACTTGCCGTCAGCTTGAGCGTGAAGGCTTTGAGGTAACTTACCTTGAGCCAGCCGAAAACGGCATCATCCCGATGGAGCGCCTCGAAGCGGCCATGCGTGATGACACCATTCTGCTGACCCTGATGCACGTGAACAACGAAATTGGCGTAGTGCATGACATCGACGCCATTGGCGAGCTGTGTCGCAGCAAGGGCATCATCTTCCACGTCGATGCCGCTCAAAGCGCCGGCAAGCTGCCAATCGATGTACAGAAAACCAAAGTGGACCTGATGTCCATCTCCGGCCACAAGATGTACGGCCCCAAGGGGATTGGTGCCTTGTATGTGCGCCGCAAGCCACGTATTCGTCTGGAATCCCAGATGCACGGTGGTGGCCATGAGCGCGGTATGCGCAGTGGCACCCTGGCAACCCATCAAATCGTAGGTCTGGGTGAGGCTGCTGCCATCGCCAAGGCCGATATGGAAGCCGATAACGCCCGTATCCACGCACTGCGTGACCGCCTGTGGAACGGCATTAAAGACATCGAAGAAACTTACGTAAACGGCGATGTCGAGCAGCGTTACTGCGGCAACCTGAACGTGAGCTTTAACTTCGTTGAAGGCGAATCTTTGATGATGGCCCTGAAAGACCTGGCGGTTTCGTCCGGTTCGGCCTGTACCTCAGCCAGCCTCGAGCCCAGCTACGTGCTGCGTGCCCTGGGTCTGAGCGACGAGATGGCACACAGCTCCATTCGTTTCTCTATCGGTCGTTTCACCACCGAAGAAGAAGTGGACTATGCCATCGACATTATCCGTAACTCTATCGGCAAGCTGCGGGAAATGTCTCCTCTGTGGGAGATGTTTAAAGACGGCGTAGACCTGACCAAGGTTGATTGGGTTCACCACTGA
- the iscU gene encoding Fe-S cluster assembly scaffold IscU — translation MAYSEKVIDHYENPRNVGSFDKNDPSVVTGMVGAPACGDVMKLQLKINDSGIIEDAKFKTYGCGSAIASSSLVTEWVKGKSIEEAAAIKNTDIAEELALPPVKIHCSILAEDAIKAALEEYKHKQAK, via the coding sequence ATGGCTTACAGTGAAAAAGTAATTGATCATTATGAGAATCCACGCAACGTGGGCTCTTTCGACAAAAACGATCCCAGCGTAGTAACCGGCATGGTAGGCGCGCCTGCCTGCGGTGACGTGATGAAGCTGCAGCTGAAGATCAACGACTCAGGCATTATCGAAGACGCCAAGTTCAAAACTTACGGCTGCGGTAGCGCCATCGCCTCCAGCTCACTGGTTACCGAGTGGGTAAAAGGCAAGAGCATCGAAGAAGCCGCTGCCATCAAGAATACGGACATCGCCGAAGAGCTGGCTCTGCCACCGGTGAAAATCCACTGCTCCATTCTGGCAGAGGACGCCATCAAGGCCGCCCTGGAAGAGTACAAGCACAAGCAAGCCAAGTAA
- the iscA gene encoding iron-sulfur cluster assembly protein IscA has protein sequence MAISMTPAANERVKAFLANRGKGVGLRLGLKTSGCSGMAYVLEFVDDVNDDDEVYEIDGVNIIIDAKSFIYLAGIELDFVKEGLNEGFKFNNPNAKGECGCGESFTV, from the coding sequence ATGGCGATTTCTATGACACCAGCAGCCAATGAGCGGGTTAAAGCCTTCCTGGCCAACAGGGGAAAAGGCGTTGGTCTGCGTCTCGGACTTAAAACCTCCGGCTGCTCGGGTATGGCCTACGTGCTGGAGTTTGTGGACGATGTGAACGACGATGATGAAGTTTACGAGATTGATGGCGTGAACATCATCATCGACGCCAAGAGCTTTATCTACCTTGCGGGTATCGAGCTCGATTTCGTCAAGGAAGGCCTCAATGAGGGCTTCAAGTTCAACAACCCCAACGCCAAAGGGGAGTGCGGTTGCGGCGAGAGCTTCACCGTCTGA